From the Oryza glaberrima chromosome 5, OglaRS2, whole genome shotgun sequence genome, one window contains:
- the LOC127773654 gene encoding putative E3 ubiquitin-protein ligase LIN-1 has product MPTATTAMAVPPHSSICSLIAFLHHHIRALLADRDALLAARARCLALLDPPGAGGAAHDDGDGDVLAALRHAADALTAGADAGGLDGVEAALQGPALLPEEGETGGLDNRRVAACAYFYLALVRAAQGDAWQMAMHFLQAVVVFPAAVAGAGAGGGLAPRALWDGLFDGAVLARAGGASEDDAARRAARRYKDWLIYYKVVAGAPASGGGGGGCIQFGRSVSSVIPKWPEFSEDGTIHSIDQEGKCRAFDSNCGDHDSFAELKDFLNCEDPDLQEDTKGSSDSRCLHEMLEEYQSDSPVSFYSHLDSSEESDNEEVSHDKGRSAKVMPIDTVFLSTKLHGRSIQNKNLTWCTSPENAMIYTPESPLYQVDDCDMKQNDLQSSRSQCSANSLSNSVLNVNKADSYSTSNYFNKDGMFPQCTPKHDLRCFSNFSTKFMKRSALSDIVSRGSMSRKFKAFSQSDEWSDVSSRWGKESQVDFLERFEKAVSKLLVSDGLESYLDAGSEVTTIWHLLNSSSEVRYKSSARQDILDQLLDSISTSKKDKVIRASVYVLLLMLSEDRNAMRGIKRKEFHLSNLASALKRDVHEAAILIYLLDPSPLQIKNLELLPSLLHVACNSDTKKWPAVLPLTPTSASIALIEILVTAFDYVTNNVHLGAISSPHILSKLVDVAKNNNLEEGVALAAILVRCVRLNGNCKKFLSQATPVEPFLHLVRRKEHRAKCAALEYFHEILQIPRSAANSLLQEIKKLGGIAIMHTLMACLHQTEPEHRVLAANLLLQLDMLDKPDGKSVFRDEAMEVLLDSLSSQENCTVQALAASFLCNLGGTYSWSGESYTAAWLAKKAGLTSTSHRNMIRNIDWVDPCLQDTEIGPWSSKSARTIIRTGVPVLRALAKGIQSKAKGTSHDCLVCAAWLGSELAALGENNMRYSACEILLHDIARHLHPGFELDERLLACMSLYTYTSGKGKQKLMGLSEGSRESLRRLSSFTWMAEELLQVTDYYLPSKPRVSCVHTQILEIGQPGNGAATAIIFFGGQLFVGYSSGTIRAWDIKGQRAVVIREVKEHKRAVTCFALSDTGENLLSGSADKSIRVWKMAQRKLECVEIIQIREAVEQFEIYNDKIIVLTPNNVLKFSYSSRSTQTFYKSKHVKSLAVAHGKAYLGCTDLSIQELDVAVGSKIEIRAPTRSWRIRKQPISSIVVYKDWMYCAGTQVEGSTIKDWKKRCKPTMTMAISKGTNVEAMAVVEDFIYLNCDKSPSIIQIWLRENQQKVGRLSAGSKITSMFTANDIIFCGTETGLIKAWIPF; this is encoded by the exons atgccgacggcgacgacggcaatgGCGGTGCCGCCGCACTCCTCCATCTGCTCCCTCATCGCCTTCCTCCACCACCACATCCgcgccctcctcgccgaccgtgacgcgctcctcgccgcgcgcgcccgctGCCTGGCCTTGCTCGACcctcccggcgccggcggcgccgcgcacgacgacggcgacggcgacgtcctcgccgcgctccgccacGCCGCGGACGcgctcaccgccggcgccgacgcgggCGGGCTcgacggcgtggaggcggcgctgcAGGGGCCGGCGCTGctgccggaggagggggagacgGGCGGGCTGGACAACCGGCGCGTCGCGGCGTGCGCCTACTTCTACCTCGCCCTGGTGCGCGCGGCGCAGGGGGACGCGTGGCagatggccatgcacttcctcCAGGCCGTCGTCGTGTTCcccgccgcggtggccggcgccggcgccggcggaggcctcgcgccgcgcgcgctcTGGGACGGGCTGTTCGACGGCGCCGTGCtggcgcgcgccggcggcgccagcgaggacgacgcggcgcggcgggcggcgaggcggtacAAGGACTGGCTCATCTACTACAAGGTGGtcgccggcgcgccggcgagcggcggcggcggcggcgg GTGCATTCAGTTTGGAAGATCTGTGAGCTCTGTCATTCCGAAATGGCCGGAGTTTTCAGAG GATGGGACAATCCACTCAATTGATCAAGAAGGAAAGTGCAGAGCCTTCGACTCCAACTGTGGCGATCATGATAGCTTCGCTGAGCTGAAGGATTTTCTCAACTGTGAGGATCCAGACCTTCAAGAAGATACCAAGGGGAGCTCTGACAGCAGGTGCCTACATGAAATGCTTGAGGAATACCAGTCAGATTCACCTGTTTCCTTCTACTCACACCTTGATTCTAGTGAAGAAAGTGACAACGAG GAGGTTTCACATGACAAAGGGAGGTCAGCAAAGGTTATGCCTATTGATACAGTTTTCTTGTCAACTAAACTCCATGGAAG ATCAATTCAGAATAAGAATCTGACATGGTGCACTTCTCCTGAAAATGCAATGATTTACACTCCTGAATCTCCACTCTACCAAGTTGATGACTGTGATATGAAACAAAACGACCTACAATCGAGCAGATCGCAGTGCTCAGCGAATAGTCTATCGAATTCAGTCCTAAATGTAAATAAAGCAGACTCATACTCAACATCCAACTATTTCAACAAGGATGGCATGTTTCCACAATGCACGCCAAAGCATGATCTCAGATGCTTCAGCAACTTCTCAACCAAATTTATGAAGAGAAGTGCTCTATCTGACATAGTCTCCCGAGGAAGCATGAGCAGGAAATTCAAGGCTTTCTCACAGAGTGATGAGTGGAGCGATGTCAGCTCACGCTGGGGGAAGGAAAGCCAGGTAGACTTTCTTGAGAGGTTTGAGAAGGCGGTGTCGAAATTACTGGTTTCAGATGGGCTAGAGAGCTACCTGGATGCAGGTTCGGAAGTTACAACCATATGGCACTTGCTGAATAGTTCTTCTGAGGTGAGATACAAATCATCAGCACGGCAAGACATCCTCGACCAACTTCTTGACAGCATTTCGACATCTAAAAAGGATAAAGTGATCAGGGCATCAGTTTATGTTCTCCTGCTTATGCTATCTGAAGATAGGAATGCAATGAGAGGCATCAAGAGAAAGGAGTTCCATTTATCCAATCTAGCCAGTGCATTGAAGAGAGATGTGCATGAGGCAGCCATTTTGATATACTTGTTGGATCCTTCACCTTTACAGATCAAAAACTTAGAGTTGTTACCTTCACTTCTACATGTTGCTTGTAATTCAGACACCAAAAAGTGGCCTGCGGTGCTTCCATTGACCCCGACATCAGCATCAATAGCACTCATTGAGATCTTGGTGACAGCATTCGACTATGTAACAAACAACGTCCACTTGGGTGCCATCAGCTCTCCTCATATTCTATCTAAGCTTGTTGATGTTGCAAAGAATAACAACTTGGAAGAAGGTGTGGCCCTGGCAGCTATTCTCGTCAGGTGTGTACGGCTTAATGGAAACTGCAAGAAGTTCTTGTCACAGGCTACTCCAGTGGAACCGTTCCTTCACCTTGTAAGACGAAAAGAACACCGTGCCAAGTGTGCCGCTCTTGAATACTTCCATGAGATTCTTCAAATTCCTCG GTCTGCAGCGAACTCCCTGCTGCAAGAAATAAAGAAGCTAGGAGGCATTGCCATTATGCATACATTGATGGCCTGCCTCCATCAAACTGAACCTGAACACAGGGTTTTAGCAGCTAATCTTCTTCTCCAATTGGATATGCTG GACAAACCAGATGGTAAAAGTGTATTCAGGGATGAAGCAATGGAAGTCCTGTTGGATTCCCTATCATCCCAAGAAAACTGCACCGTTCAGGCATTAGCAGCATCTTTCCTTTGTAATCTAGGAGGAACTTATTCCTGGTCAGGGGAATCATATACTGCTGCATGGCTCGCAAAGAAAGCAGGACTCACATCAACATCTCACAGAAATATGATCAGAAATATCGACTGGGTTGATCCTTGCCTGCAG GACACAGAAATAGGTCCATGGAGCAGTAAATCTGCACGGACAATTATCAGAACAGGAGTACCAGTTCTCCGTGCTTTGGCCAAAGGAATACAAAGCAAGGCGAAGGGAACCTCGCATGATTGCCTTGTTTGTGCTGCATGGCTTGGAAGCGAGCTGGCTGCTCTCGGTGAAAATAACATGAGATATTCTGCTTGCGAGATCTTGTTACATGACATAGCCAGACACTTGCACCCAGGGTTTGAGCTTGATGAAAGACTTCTAGCATGCATGTCTCTCTACACTTACACCTCTGGAAAAG GGAAGCAGAAGTTGATGGGCTTGTCAGAGGGTTCACGAGAATCTCTAAGGAGGCTGTCATCATTCACATGGATGGCTGAAGAGTTGCTTCAAGTTACAGATTATTATCTTCCCAGCAAGCCA CGTGTATCATGTGTTCATACACAGATATTGGAAATCGGTCAACCTGGCAATGGAGCAGCAACCGCTATAATATTCTTCGGAGGGCAGCTCTTTGTTGGTTATTCTAGTGGCACCATCAGG GCATGGGATATAAAAGGCCAAAGAGCAGTAGTCATAAGAGAGGTTAAAGAGCACAAGAGAGCAGTTACATGTTTTGCACTATCAGACACTGGAGAAAATCTCTTGAGCGGGTCAGCTGACAAGTCAATTAGA GTATGGAAAATGGCGCAACGCAAGCTCGAATGTGTAGAGATAATTCAAATAAGAGAAGCTGTGGAGCAATTTGAAATTTACAATGACAAAATCATTGTGCTTACACCGAACAACGTTCTTAAG TTCTCTTACTCATCAAGAAGCACCCAGACATTTTACAAGAGCAAGCATGTCAAATCTCTAGCTGTGGCTCATGGCAAAGCTTATCTTGGTTGCACAGACTTGAGTATACAG gAATTAGACGTAGCAGTGGGGTCAAAAATCGAGATAAGAGCACCTACAAGAAGCTGGCGAATTAGGAAACAACCCATTAGTTCCATTGTAGTATATAAAGATTGGATGTACTGTGCTGGTACTCAAGTGGAAGGATCCACCATAAAG GACTGGAAGAAGCGATGCAAACCTACAATGACGATGGCGATATCAAAGGGAACAAATGTAGAGGCAATGGCAGTGGTGGAGGACTTCATCTACCTGAACTGCGACAAAAGCCCTAGTATCATTCAG ATATGGTTGAGAGAGAATCAGCAGAAAGTAGGGAGGCTATCTGCAGGGAGCAAGATCACGAGCATGTTCACCGCAAATGACATTATTTTCTGCGGGACTGAAACCGGATTAATCAAG GCATGGATCCCTTTCTGA